GGGGAATACTGAAGCGCGAGATGTACTATGGCCGGAAATTTACCAGTAGAATGGAATTGATACATGCAATCCGCAGCTATATCCACTACTACAACTTTGACCGATTACAACGAAAGCTGGGCGTTATGACACCTTATGAATACCACGAACACTACAGCGCTGCATAAGAAAAACAGCTCATCCAAACGGATGAGCTGTAAAGGAACTCTTTATATTGTTTGATTGTCCTATTGACGGGGAGCACACCATTTGCGGGTCCTTTTTTATTTTATAAGCTCTAATTTTGGATTTGGCCGTAATTGGCGGCCAAATTTGGCGCATTCTTCATTGTTGACCATGACAATATCGGCAGTGAAATTAATATTTTCCTTTTCAAAAAGGCTGCTGCCCACAGCATACACATCGACAGGAGTCTTTTCGCGTTCGAATTGTTGGATTCGTTCAGAATTGAAACCGCCTGAAACGACTATCTTTACATGGGAGAATCCTTCGTCATCTAAGGCGCGGCGCACATTACGAACCAATTGCGGACAAACGCCGGTGGGTTTAAAGGTGCTCATATAAGGAATTACAGAAGCATCCACAAGGGCGTCTGACGTATCCAAGCGTACGCCCCATAAGGAGTCGCCCAAGGCACGGGCTATGGTTAGACTTGTTTCTACGCAATTGTTGTCAAAATCAACTAGGGCTACGCGGTTGACTTGAGGATCAATATGTTTGTGGAAAGCGTTTGTTGCGCGCAAGGTATCGCCACCGTATGTGGCGATTAAGGCATGAGGAATGGTGCCAATGGCGTCGTCATAACCATATTGTGCGTTAGCAATGGTGGAGACGCCTTGAGCGCCGCCGATATAAGCGGCATACCCGTCTACTTCTTGTACGCTGTAGTGATCGAAACGAGAGGGGAAGAAGAGTACGGGTTTATTGTTGGCGACTCGGACTACTTCGCGAACATGCGTGGCAATTTTACTTTGGCGGGCCAACACTCCAAGGTAAACAGTTTCGAGATGTGAAAAATCGGCTAGGTCGCCTTCAATTGTCAATACGGTTTCCCAAGGGGACAACTCGTCGCCGTCATGTAGCGCATGTAAAACTAATGATTCAGGATGGTAAGCACAGCGCTGTATGATGGCTAATGCTTCGTCAATACCGCATAAAATTGCATTTTTGCGTTGGAAAATTTGCATCATAACGCGGGGGTGATATCCGTCTTTTCGCAGAATATCACTAGTTTTAATGAAATATGTATCACTAAAGTACCCGTTGCGGATCTTTTCTACCGGAATGTCAAAGCATTCGGGAGATCGGCGTTGTGTCATTCCTAAGCCTCCTAGCCTACCCTTTACAAATTTTACAGGGGAACATCGGCCGCGATTGCGTTTACCAGAATCAATCTGACTGCCTGCTCCTTAACATACAATAAATATGATACAATAAACATAAATGTTTTGGCAATCCTCTATTCATAGAGGAAACTGCTACAATCTATGATTTAGTTGCATAGGTGATAACACAAGTTCTTTAAAGGAGGAACTATTCGCATATGGCATATAATCTGCGATCCTTATCTGTAGTGTCATTGGCAGAAGCCAAGCGTCAATTAGAGCAGATCGGCTGTGATCCGGTTGGCGTTGCTTTGATGACGGAAAAAATGCTTTTGCCGGTATTGAAACTAGAAGGCTTATCAACAAAAGCGGCTAATTTGCTCAAACAGACCTTTTTGGCTAAAGGCGGTGATGTGGCGGTTTCCAGAGGTACTGCTGACTTATCGGAGGAGTGCACTGATGTCTTGGTGTTTGCTACGGTTAAGCAGTACCGTATGGCTTTGGCGCAGCTAAAACAACAGCCGTGGGGTTTGCCTCGTGTGGCGGTGGCCATGGAACAGGCGTTGAAGGCGTATTTGCAGCCAAGCTATCAGCGGGACTATGCGTGGCAAGACGGGAAACGCTTAGTCTTAAAAGAAAACAAAACTCTTGTGATGGGGATTTTGAATGTAACGCCAGATTCTTTTTCCGATGGAGGGAGATATTTTTCAGCGGAAGCGGCAATAGAGCAGGCGCAACGGTTAGTGGAAGAGGGCGCTGATATTATTGACCTGGGTGCGGAATCAACAAGGCCTTATGGAGGAAATCAGGAGATATCCGCCGAAATAGAGCTAAGTCGCATGTTGCCGGTACTAGAACCTTTGGTTAAGCAAATTTCTGTGCCGATATCTATTGATACGTATAAAGCGGAGGTGGCGGAAGCGGCGTTGCAAGCGGGAGCGCATATTATTAATGACGTGTGGGGCCTGCAAAGAGATGCTGCCATGGCCGCCGTCGCAGCTCGCTATGATGTTCCTGTGGTCGTTATGCATAATCAAAAAGAAGCAGCCTATGCCGGAGATATAATGGGCGGCATTTGCGATTTTTTACGGCGTAGCTTGGAACTTGCGGCAGCAGCCGGTGTTAGAGAAGAAAATGTCTGGATTGATCCGGGGATTGGCTTTGCTAAGAATTGCGAGCAAAATTTGGAGGTGATGTCTCGGCTAGGCGAATTGAAAGCACTGGGGTGCCCGATTCTCCTGGGTACATCGCGCAAGCGTTTTATCGGCGAGGTGCTGGGGGGGCTGGCAGTGGATGACCGGGTTGAAGGGACGGCTGCCACAGTGGCTTGGGGCATTGCGCAAGGCGTTCAAATCGTTCGCGTTCATGACGTGAAGGCTATGGCGAGAATAACCAAAATGATCAATGCTATGCAGAAGAGAGGATGAAGGTTATGACAAAAATTACGTTGAAAAACATGATGGTGTATGGATTCCATGGAGTATTTGAATATGAAAGAGAACAAGGGCAACGTTTTTATCTGGATGTTATTATGAATGTGGATCCTTCGGCGGCGGAAAAATCTGATGAAGTGGGAGCAGCAGTAGATTATACCTCGGTATATGCATTGGTGCGACGTGAAGTGGAACAGAAACGCTTTTTGTTGCTAGAGGCGTTGGGAACACATCTTGCAGAATTGCTATTGAACGAGTGGATTACTATTAATGAAGTAACTGTGGCAATTCGTAAGCCTGCTGTACCGTTGCCAGGGCAAATTGATTATGTAGAAGTAGAAGTATCAAGAAGGCGGTGAGTTTTTGATACTATTGTCCATCGGTTCCAATCAGGGGGACCGGTTGGCGTTGTTTGCGCAGGCAGCGGCGCTTCTAGCCGAAAAAGGAGTAAAAATTATTGAAGCGTCCTCGGTATATGAAACAGATCCCTTTGGGTTTCTTGAGCAGCCTCCGTTTTTAAATGCCGTGTTAGAGGTGGAAACAACAGCCGTTCCAGAACAACTGTTGGCTATTTGTTTGGCGGTGGAAACGGCTCTTGGCCGTAAGCGGGCGGTACGGTGGGGGCCGCGAACGTTAGATCTGGATATTTTGTATATTTCTAACGTGTATTGTACGGACGAACATTTGACCTTGCCTCACCCGGGGCTGTTTCAACGGGCGTTTGTGCTTGTGCCGCTATGGGAACTTTTAAAAGAACGCCTGCCGGAAGATCTTGTGACGGTGCCGAAACGCTTGGCAGAATTACAGGCGGATATACAAGGCGTGCGATGGTATGCGCCGTTTCCATTGCCTCAGAAAAGAACAGAATAAACGCGGTCGCCATGCAAGATTTGAATGGAATTTGCTAGGTTATCGCAGTGAGAAACCATTTCTTTTGAGTGGTTTCTTTTTTCATTCCCTTGACCGTGCGGGGAAATGCGGCTTATAATAAAGGTCAATTGAGCGACCCCTTTGGCCGCGAAGGAAGGGATTTAGGTGGAAGATGCTTGGTATCTCGCTCTTTTGCAAACTGCTCCGGCATGGCGGGATCGTGTAGTCGTTAAATTGATGGCCCAGAAAGGTCGCGCTCGGCAAGCCTGGAAAGCAAGCAAGCGCGATTTGCTTTTGTCCGGCTTCTTTGCGGCGGAAGAGGCGGCAGCGTTTTTGCGTTTTCGAGAGAAAATAGATGTGGAAGCCGTTTTTCAGGCATGGAAACAGCAGGGAATTTCCTGCTTATCCTTGTCTTCGCCAGAGTATCCGACCTTATTACAGCAAATTCACCATCCGCCCCGGATCCTTTTTATAAAAGGAAGCCTAACGCATTTGCCGAAACGCATTGTAGCGATTGTTGGAAGTCGTAAGGCATCGCCTTATGGAAAAAATGTGGCGGAAAGGCTGGGCGAGGACTTAGCGTTGTCAGGTATTGCGGTTGTCAGCGGTGCAGCGCGGGGCATTGACTCGGCAGCGCATCGCGGCTGTTTGCAACAAAATGGCGTAACAATTGCAGTTTTGGGCTGCGGCATTGATGTAGTATATCCCCCTGAGAATAGAGGCCTTTTAGAAGAAATTGTCGCGACCGGCGGTTGTGTAATGAGCGAATACGCTCCCGGGACGCAGCCTAGACCGAAGTTTTTCCCGGCGCGTAACCGCATTATTGCCGGCTTGGCGCAAGCGACTATTGTCGTGGAAGCCCATGAAAAGAGCGGAGCTTTAATTACTGCTGATATGGCATTGGAAGAGGGGCGAGAGGTTCTCGCTGTGCCGGGGAGTATTTTTTCACCCGGAAGCAAAGGACCGCATCATTTGTTGAGACAGGGTGCTGCCTTAGTAGAAAATGGAGTCGATGTATTGCAGGCTTGCGGTTGGGACGACGCAGGCGCTAAGAACGTTATGCAGGGAACTCTTTTAGATAGTGAAGACGAAAAAAAGGTTTGGAATTTGCTTTCTACCGGCAATCTGCGGCATATTGATGAATTAGCCGCCATAGGAGAGCTAGAGTGGACGCAGTTGCAATATACATTGCTTTGTCTGGAATTAAAAGGACTGGTTCGTAAAGAAGGCCATCGATATGGCCGAACTGCCAAGGAGGTAATTTGGTGAAAAAAACGTTGGTGGTAGTGGAATCGCCAGCCAAAGCGAAAACAATTGAAAAGTTTTTGGGGAAAAAATATACAGTGAAAGCCTCTATGGGGCATTTGCGGGATTTGCCCAAAAGCCAATTTGGCATTGACGTGGAACAAGATTTTGAACCAAGATATATTAATATACGCGGCAAGGGCGATATTATCAAAGAATTGAAAAATGCCGCCAAGCAAGCGGACGCTATTTATCTTGCATCTGATATGGATCGGGAAGGGGAAGCTATTGCCTGGCATCTGGCGCAGTTGCTAAAGGTGCCTGTAGATTCTTCTTGCCGGATTGAATTTAATGAAATTACGAAACCTGCGATTCAACAGGCGTTAAAGCATCCGCGTTCTATCTTTTTGCCGCGGGTGGATGCGCAGCAAACCAGACGGCTTTTGGACCGCATGGTGGGATATAAATTGAGCCCCTTGCTTTGGCGCAAAGTTCGCAAAGGTTTGAGCGCCGGCCGAGTTCAGTCTGTGGCGGTAAACTTGATTTGCGAAAGGGAACGGGAGATAGAACAGTTTGTTTCGGAAGAGTACTGGACTCTGGCGGCCAAACTTCGTGACAAACCCAGGGGAGCCTTGTTTGAGGCGCAGGTAATATCCAAAGAAGGAAAAAAACTGGCGCTTACAAATGAAGCGGAGACTATGGCGGCGACCAAAGAACTAGAAGCAGCAGCCTTTATGGTGTCTTCCAAAAAAGAAAAGGAACGTCGGCGCAATCCGGCAGCTCCCTTTACTACGAGCAGCTTGCAACAGGAAGCTGCCCGCAAGTTGGGTTTTACGACTCGTAAAACCATGTCAGTGGCTCAGCAGTTGTATGAAGGATTGCCTGTGGGAGGAAAAGGGCCTGTGGGTCTGATTACGTATATGCGTACGGATTCGACGCGTATTGCAGAATCTGCCCAGGAAGAGGCTAGGACAGTAATTTCCTCTCGTTATGGCGAGGCGTACTTGCCGCCTAAAGCTCCTGTGTACAGTACGAAAAAAATGGCGCAAGATGCACATGAAGCGATTCGCCCTACTCATGTAGAGTTGACTCCTTTAGAAGTGGAATCGTATCTTAGCAAGGAACAATGGCGCTTGTACAAGTTGATTTGGGAGCGCTTTGTCGCTAGCCAGATGAACGCCGCTCTTTATGAAACGGTTAGTGTGGAGTTGACGGCCGGGGCATATCTTTTGCGTGCTAACGGCTCCATTTTGAAGTTTGCCGGCTTTATGATTCTCTATACAGAGGGGATGGACGAGGGCAAAGAAGAAAAAGATGTGCGTCTTCCTGACTTGGAGCCAGGACAAGAAGTGAAGCTTCATAAAATGCAGCCTAAACAGCATTTTACAGAACCGCCGCCAAGGTATACGGAAGCTACGTTGGTTAAAACATTGGAAGAAAAAGGAATTGGACGACCGAGTACGTATGCGCCGATTATTGACACGATTTTGCAGCGGGGCTATGTGGCTAAAGCGGAAAAGAAGTTTTATCCTACGGAACTGGGCAATTTAGTGT
The DNA window shown above is from Anaeromusa acidaminophila DSM 3853 and carries:
- a CDS encoding nicotinate phosphoribosyltransferase, encoding MTQRRSPECFDIPVEKIRNGYFSDTYFIKTSDILRKDGYHPRVMMQIFQRKNAILCGIDEALAIIQRCAYHPESLVLHALHDGDELSPWETVLTIEGDLADFSHLETVYLGVLARQSKIATHVREVVRVANNKPVLFFPSRFDHYSVQEVDGYAAYIGGAQGVSTIANAQYGYDDAIGTIPHALIATYGGDTLRATNAFHKHIDPQVNRVALVDFDNNCVETSLTIARALGDSLWGVRLDTSDALVDASVIPYMSTFKPTGVCPQLVRNVRRALDDEGFSHVKIVVSGGFNSERIQQFEREKTPVDVYAVGSSLFEKENINFTADIVMVNNEECAKFGRQLRPNPKLELIK
- the dprA gene encoding DNA-processing protein DprA, whose translation is MEDAWYLALLQTAPAWRDRVVVKLMAQKGRARQAWKASKRDLLLSGFFAAEEAAAFLRFREKIDVEAVFQAWKQQGISCLSLSSPEYPTLLQQIHHPPRILFIKGSLTHLPKRIVAIVGSRKASPYGKNVAERLGEDLALSGIAVVSGAARGIDSAAHRGCLQQNGVTIAVLGCGIDVVYPPENRGLLEEIVATGGCVMSEYAPGTQPRPKFFPARNRIIAGLAQATIVVEAHEKSGALITADMALEEGREVLAVPGSIFSPGSKGPHHLLRQGAALVENGVDVLQACGWDDAGAKNVMQGTLLDSEDEKKVWNLLSTGNLRHIDELAAIGELEWTQLQYTLLCLELKGLVRKEGHRYGRTAKEVIW
- the folB gene encoding dihydroneopterin aldolase, whose product is MTKITLKNMMVYGFHGVFEYEREQGQRFYLDVIMNVDPSAAEKSDEVGAAVDYTSVYALVRREVEQKRFLLLEALGTHLAELLLNEWITINEVTVAIRKPAVPLPGQIDYVEVEVSRRR
- the folP gene encoding dihydropteroate synthase produces the protein MAYNLRSLSVVSLAEAKRQLEQIGCDPVGVALMTEKMLLPVLKLEGLSTKAANLLKQTFLAKGGDVAVSRGTADLSEECTDVLVFATVKQYRMALAQLKQQPWGLPRVAVAMEQALKAYLQPSYQRDYAWQDGKRLVLKENKTLVMGILNVTPDSFSDGGRYFSAEAAIEQAQRLVEEGADIIDLGAESTRPYGGNQEISAEIELSRMLPVLEPLVKQISVPISIDTYKAEVAEAALQAGAHIINDVWGLQRDAAMAAVAARYDVPVVVMHNQKEAAYAGDIMGGICDFLRRSLELAAAAGVREENVWIDPGIGFAKNCEQNLEVMSRLGELKALGCPILLGTSRKRFIGEVLGGLAVDDRVEGTAATVAWGIAQGVQIVRVHDVKAMARITKMINAMQKRG
- a CDS encoding IS3 family transposase, which gives rise to MKREMYYGRKFTSRMELIHAIRSYIHYYNFDRLQRKLGVMTPYEYHEHYSAA
- the folK gene encoding 2-amino-4-hydroxy-6-hydroxymethyldihydropteridine diphosphokinase, whose protein sequence is MILLSIGSNQGDRLALFAQAAALLAEKGVKIIEASSVYETDPFGFLEQPPFLNAVLEVETTAVPEQLLAICLAVETALGRKRAVRWGPRTLDLDILYISNVYCTDEHLTLPHPGLFQRAFVLVPLWELLKERLPEDLVTVPKRLAELQADIQGVRWYAPFPLPQKRTE
- the topA gene encoding type I DNA topoisomerase, which codes for MKKTLVVVESPAKAKTIEKFLGKKYTVKASMGHLRDLPKSQFGIDVEQDFEPRYINIRGKGDIIKELKNAAKQADAIYLASDMDREGEAIAWHLAQLLKVPVDSSCRIEFNEITKPAIQQALKHPRSIFLPRVDAQQTRRLLDRMVGYKLSPLLWRKVRKGLSAGRVQSVAVNLICEREREIEQFVSEEYWTLAAKLRDKPRGALFEAQVISKEGKKLALTNEAETMAATKELEAAAFMVSSKKEKERRRNPAAPFTTSSLQQEAARKLGFTTRKTMSVAQQLYEGLPVGGKGPVGLITYMRTDSTRIAESAQEEARTVISSRYGEAYLPPKAPVYSTKKMAQDAHEAIRPTHVELTPLEVESYLSKEQWRLYKLIWERFVASQMNAALYETVSVELTAGAYLLRANGSILKFAGFMILYTEGMDEGKEEKDVRLPDLEPGQEVKLHKMQPKQHFTEPPPRYTEATLVKTLEEKGIGRPSTYAPIIDTILQRGYVAKAEKKFYPTELGNLVLDLLKEYFKDIVDVKFTASLEGQLDAIAEGRETRLAVLRDFYDTFSVHLAKAEEEIGQVELPVEVSDEICERCGRNMVVKQGRYGKFLACPGFPECRNAKPIIKDTGIPCPKCQAKIIERRTKRGKVFYGCQRYPECDFVSWDAPLAETCQVCGHFMVRHAFRNGRSNVRCGDENCSSRAAEKAEGKEKASKEKQE